A single Eremothecium sinecaudum strain ATCC 58844 chromosome VIII, complete sequence DNA region contains:
- the SAL1 gene encoding Ca(2+)-binding ATP:ADP antiporter SAL1 (Syntenic homolog of Ashbya gossypii AER419W; Syntenic homolog of Saccharomyces cerevisiae YNL083W (SAL1)), translating to MGIPEESLERKRERQNALFARLDINGTGKVDLDTLQSALNLLDHPLRQNREAVECLFKALDWNKDSFVDIEDFRRYMDVAENQIKQGFEQIDKDSDGKICAEEISNYLEHARVAYVDGKTSNRFTQFIQWAFLQRKSPKTQVDSSNGYITYDQWRDFLLLMPRKQGSRLNTAYSYFYLFKEDVDLSSEGDMTLINDFIKGFGYFLAGGFAGVISRTCTAPLDRIKVFLIARTDLASTLLNSKESLVHHNPRADISKIRSPIIKAALSLYKQGGLRAFYVGNGLNAIKVFPESAIKFGSFELAKKLLAPLSGVKDPSELSRFNTYVAGGIGGIMAQFAAYPIDTLKFRIQCAPLSKTMKGTPLLMKTAKDIYLEGGLRAFYRGFLVGIMGVFPYAALDLGTFSALKAAYIKHQSTKLNINEDEVSLSNLVVLPMGAFSGTVGATVVYPINLLRTRLQAQGTFAHPHRYEGFRDVFVKTVQREGYQGLYKGLLPTLAKVCPAVSISYLCYENLKGLMKLE from the coding sequence ATGGGTATACCGGAAGAAAGTTTAGAACGAAAACGAGAGCGCCAAAATGCACTGTTTGCAAGATTGGATATTAATGGTACGGGAAAGGTAGACCTGGATACGCTTCAAAGTGCTTTGAATTTATTGGATCATCCTTTGCGTCAAAATCGTGAGGCTGTAGAGTGTCTGTTTAAAGCACTTGATTGGAACAAGGATTCGTTTGTAGATATAGAGGATTTCCGACGTTATATGGATGTTGCCGAGAATCAAATCAAGCAGGGATTCGAACAGATAGACAAGGACTCGGATGGTAAGATATGTGCGGAAGAAATATCAAACTATCTAGAGCATGCGCGGGTAGCGTATGTTGATGGAAAGACTAGCAACAGGTTCACCCAGTTTATTCAATGGGCGTTTTTACAGCGTAAGTCCCCTAAGACACAAGTTGATAGTAGCAATGGCTATATTACATACGATCAATGGAGGGATTTTCTACTACTGATGCCCCGGAAACAAGGCTCCAGATTAAACACTGCTTATTCGTATTTCTACTTATTTAAAGAAGATGTGGATTTGTCCTCAGAGGGTGATATGACGCTCATAAATGACTTTATTAAAGGATTTGGCTACTTTTTGGCAGGAGGGTTTGCAGGTGTCATATCTCGTACTTGTACTGCTCCTCTGGACAGAATCAAAGTTTTTCTTATTGCCAGAACGGATCTGGCTTCAACGTTACTGAATTCGAAAGAGTCACTGGTCCACCATAATCCGAGGGCCGATATTTCTAAGATACGCTCACCCATCATAAAGGCTGCGTTATCGTTATATAAACAAGGTGGTTTACGTGCGTTTTATGTGGGAAATGGTTTAAATGCAATAAAAGTGTTTCCAGAGTCAGCAATTAAATTCGGTTCTTTTGAACTAGCAAAGAAGCTTTTAGCCCCCCTTTCGGGAGTTAAAGATCCTAGTGAGCTATCAAGATTTAATACCTACGTAGCAGGAGGTATTGGTGGTATCATGGCACAGTTCGCTGCATATCCTATTGACACGTTGAAATTTCGCATCCAGTGTGCACCATTATCTAAAACTATGAAAGGTACACCACTTCTTATGAAAACTGCGAAGGATATATACCTTGAAGGAGGACTTAGAGCCTTCTATAGAGGTTTTTTAGTTGGGATAATGGGCGTGTTCCCATATGCTGCATTGGATCTCGGAACGTTCTCAGCATTGAAAGCCGCTTACATCAAACATCAATCAACTAAATTAAATATCAATGAGGATGAAGTTTCTCTAAGCAATTTAGTTGTCCTGCCGATGGGTGCATTCAGTGGGACAGTTGGTGCCACGGTTGTGTATCCAATTAATTTGCTAAGAACGAGACTGCAAGCTCAAGGTACATTTGCTCATCCACATCGGTATGAAGGATTTAGAGATGTTTTTGTAAAGACCGTTCAAAGAGAAGGGTATCAAGGATTGTACAAGGGTCTATTGCCAACTTTAGCTAAAGTTTGTCCAGCAGTCTCCATTAGTTATTTGTGTTATGAAAACTTGAAAGGGCTCATGAAGCTAGAGTAA
- a CDS encoding HHR074Wp (Syntenic homolog of Ashbya gossypii AER418C; Syntenic homolog of Ashbya gossypii NOHBY531; No homolog in Saccharomyces cerevisiae; Syntenic homolog of Kluyveromyces lactis KLLA0C11385g) translates to MLTFPRIISKDFCAKRLQGVIRAKSSLRNLDSNEAQSKTAVHQPDAQATTMCDGYEFSRLLMDWKSTVGEGYKATWLNALEERKKQAANGNIIDSYLYKNVKHNEIVSKNQRQSFSYLKLPFKDDPITADFYCNAAGRMRMGQIFQDLDALAGRIAYRHVFPAEPIIVTASVDRIYMLKNLESIKDFNLVLSGAVVWSGRSSMEIEIKAHALNGKIPDTVTQENLQDKDLILSAWFTFVAKDPETRKSFMINKLIPSTNKELVDFSYADNRNSRKRLRASKANLYLHSPYPSESNMMHRIWTASNEIAAMKPKPKNIVFMKDTNMKSTMFMQPQYRNRHSYMIFGGYLMRQTFELAYCAASSASHTLPRFLCLDQTTFCAPVPVGSILHMDAKVVYTEDVRPKDVSETSPSKVEHKTEAEKNTFANLQAPPFNTVSEDPSSILSSPGTLIQVKVSTQVQELASEKKTQSGTFVFSFFAVKDSVNPSDPVNKNVADSFTVVPETYSEMIEYLDGRRRTEDTVYHTDVFKGMKNT, encoded by the coding sequence ATGTTAACGTTCCCGCGTATTATTTCAAAAGATTTCTGTGCTAAAAGGTTGCAAGGCGTTATCAGAGCTAAAAGTTCACTCAGAAACTTAGATAGCAATGAAGCTCAGTCAAAAACGGCTGTGCATCAGCCAGATGCCCAAGCCACTACTATGTGTGATGGGTACGAATTCTCCCGACTATTAATGGACTGGAAATCTACAGTTGGTGAAGGTTATAAGGCCACTTGGTTAAACGCTTTGGAAGAGCGTAAGAAACAGGCGGCAAATGGTAATATCATTGATTCTTATCTGTACAAGAATGTTAAACACAATGAAATTGTTTCAAAGAACCAGAGACAGTCGTTCTCTTACTTAAAGCTTCCTTTTAAGGATGATCCTATTACTGCAGACTTCTACTGTAATGCAGCTGGGCGGATGCGTATGGGTCAAATTTTCCAGGATTTGGATGCTTTGGCAGGAAGAATTGCATACCGTCATGTTTTTCCTGCAGAGCCTATCATCGTTACAGCTTCTGTTGATCGTATTTACATGTTGAAGAATTTGGAAAGTATCAAAGATTTCAATTTGGTGTTGTCAGGGGCAGTTGTGTGGTCAGGACGCTCCTCCATGGAAATTGAAATCAAGGCACACGCCCTTAATGGTAAGATCCCTGATACAGTTACACAAGAAAATCTCCAGGACAAAGACTTAATTTTGTCGGCTTGGTTCACATTTGTTGCGAAAGATCCTGAAACTCGCAAGTCGTTCATGATTAATAAGTTGATTCCTTCCACCAATAAGGAGCTGGTTGACTTCAGTTATGCTGATAATCGTAATTCAAGAAAGAGGTTAAGAGCATCAAAAGCTAATTTGTATCTCCACTCCCCATACCCAAGTGAGTCCAATATGATGCACAGAATTTGGACCGCCTCAAATGAAATTGCAGCAATGAAACCAAAACCTAAGAACATCGTTTTCATGAAAGACACTAACATGAAGTCTACCATGTTTATGCAGCCACAATACAGAAACAGGCATTCCTACATGATCTTCGGTGGTTATTTGATGAGACAAACATTCGAGTTAGCATACTGTGCTGCATCATCTGCTTCTCATACTTTACCACGTTTCCTCTGTTTGGACCAAACCACTTTCTGCGCTCCAGTTCCTGTGGGCTCGATCTTGCATATGGATGCTAAAGTTGTGTACACTGAGGATGTAAGACCTAAGGATGTATCCGAGACTTCACCAAGTAAAGTTGAGCATAAAACTGAGGCAGAAAAGAACACTTTCGCTAACTTGCAAGCACCACCATTTAACACTGTATCCGAGGACCCATCTTCCATCCTTTCAAGCCCAGGTACTTTGATCCAGGTTAAGGTTAGCACTCAAGTCCAAGAGTTGGCTTCTGAGAAGAAGACGCAGTCAGGTACATTTGTTTTCTCATTCTTTGCAGTTAAGGATTCTGTTAACCCAAGCGATCCTGTTAACAAGAATGTTGCAGACTCTTTCACTGTTGTTCCAGAAACTTATTCAGAAATGATTGAGTATCTCGACGGCAGAAGACGTACGGAGGACACAGTTTACCATACTGATGTGTTCAAGGGAATGAAGAACACttaa
- the AXL2 gene encoding Axl2p (Syntenic homolog of Ashbya gossypii AER417W; Syntenic homolog of Saccharomyces cerevisiae YIL140W (AXL2)): MLLAFCYNIGPVMSRLLLLITLVTTLVVCEPYEAFPVSTQFPAVARVGQPFSWQLSNDTFKSKNGISQIIYETFDRPDWLFWDSEKRILSGTVGPEFLDGEDVKYFTFTLQGTDESDQQTLVKSYQLVATRNPGPQLNSTFDLLQVLRTHGPTNGKDALKLASGDKFDLSFDKNIFVAETDAAQPKAFYGRSTLYHAPLPSWLRFDESGLKFSGVAPAVNSDIAPELDYSFTLIASDLEGFAGVELKFELSVGAHQLTTKLLNTLAIDVAEDGSFSYPVPFENVYLDSNPIQDSDIRLVQLENAPSWVKYDDHKLMGKIPDESTEASFSISIYDQYSNVVYMDFSVKAKQEIFATSLIPDVNATRGSWFEYYLSPSQFKNRQETKVLAEYSDATWLSFQDANMTFHGMVPQNFTNIVVQLRAERNGIQQSLNFNIKGVNGPDETQVSIVQSPPTTVPKPETKTSNIGHTIAIACSITIPAVLILLFVLLMLLRRSKAKDKRNAGDVEKDRKPISSPKLGNPANHPNPFLDTYPESLPSNEKAVNPFSDEANSIESAKKMAMLDAMYLEVNSSGSSLNYEKTEYGNGGVAPVPQSGSDSTTTTVMVTPGSSQLDSASGLGDQQKSTMYYNDEPSKRKSWRCPSHMSKQNNGLQKNLSGPRDSYMSLQTVTTADLLNTEIESTNVLVHDPNKSTLPSRDSVFVTAQNRQYRQLPSSPITRTPLIEVHDSKNYNTDTDICDLRISSSSGGSDFIPVKEGDTYQFTPKESHDGFSGRPSNTGKRNTKRLVNLVNRGGVDVNNVDSIGQEPERD, from the coding sequence ATGCTATTGGCCTTCTGTTATAATATAGGGCCTGTCATGTCGCGCCTTCTGCTTTTAATTACGCTGGTCACAACTTTGGTAGTGTGTGAACCTTATGAAGCATTTCCTGTATCGACGCAATTTCCAGCCGTTGCTCGTGTTGGACAGCCTTTCAGTTGGCAACTTTCAAATGATACTTTTAAATCTAAGAATGGCATCTCGCAGATAATCTACGAGACTTTTGATCGGCCAGATTGGCTATTTTGGGACAGCGAGAAACGCATACTAAGTGGTACTGTTGGACCGGAGTTTCTGGACGGTGAGGATGTTAAGTACTTTACTTTTACTCTACAAGGCACTGACGAGTCTGATCAGCAGACTTTGGTTAAGTCTTACCAGCTGGTAGCAACTAGGAATCCTGGACCGCAGTTGAACAGCACGTTCGACCTCCTCCAAGTTTTGAGAACCCATGGGCCAACCAACGGTAAGGATGCTTTGAAGTTGGCTTCTGGTGACAAGTTTGATTTGTCTTTTGACAAGAATATATTTGTAGCTGAAACTGACGCAGCGCAGCCTAAAGCTTTCTACGGACGTTCTACCCTATATCATGCTCCTTTGCCATCATGGTTGAGATTTGACGAGAGTGGGTTGAAGTTTAGTGGTGTTGCTCCTGCTGTCAATTCCGATATTGCGCCAGAATTGGATTATTCTTTTACTTTAATTGCATCCGATCTCGAAGGGTTTGCTGGGGTTGAGCTTAAGTTCGAATTGAGTGTGGGGGCACATCAGCTTACTACTAAACTGTTAAATACACTTGCTATTGACGTTGCTGAAGATGGCTCGTTTAGCTACCCAGTTCCTTTTGAGAATGTGTACTTGGATAGCAACCCCATCCAAGATTCTGATATTAGGTTAGTACAACTTGAGAATGCTCCATCTTGGGTGAAATACGATGACCATAAGCTCATGGGCAAAATTCCTGATGAATCTACAGAAGCAAGTTTTTCCATATCGATTTATGATCAATACTCTAACGTTGTCTATATGGACTTTTCTGTGAAAGCGAAGCAGGAAATATTTGCAACAAGCTTAATACCAGACGTGAATGCCACTAGAGGATCTTGGTTTGAATATTATTTATCCCCATCGCAATTCAAGAACAGGCAAGAAACTAAAGTTTTGGCTGAATATTCTGACGCTACTTGGTTAAGTTTCCAGGATGCTAACATGACCTTCCACGGAATGGTACCGCAGAACTTCACAAATATAGTAGTGCAACTACGTGCGGAAAGAAATGGTATACAGCAATCATTGAACTTCAACATAAAAGGCGTAAACGGTCCTGATGAAACTCAAGTTTCAATTGTCCAAAGTCCTCCAACTACAGTACCTAAACCCGAGACTAAAACTTCTAATATTGGTCATACAATTGCAATTGCATGTAGTATCACAATCCCAGCGGTCCTTATATTGCTGTTTGTTCTCTTGATGCTATTGAGACGATCGAAGGCTAAGGATAAAAGGAATGCGGGTGATGTTGAGAAAGACAGGAAGCCTATAAGTTCACCGAAACTTGGAAACCCAGCGAATCATCCAAACCCCTTTCTTGACACTTACCCTGAGAGCCTACCTTCTAACGAGAAAGCTGTAAATCCTTTTTCAGATGAGGCCAACTCAATCGAAAGCGCTAAAAAAATGGCCATGCTAGATGCCATGTATTTAGAAGTCAATTCCTCTGGAAGTTCTCTCAACTATGAGAAAACTGAATATGGTAACGGTGGCGTAGCTCCAGTTCCACAAAGTGGGTCTGATTCAACTACAACTACAGTTATGGTAACCCCCGGAAGTAGTCAACTTGACAGCGCAAGTGGGTTGGGAGACCAGCAAAAGTCAACAATGTACTATAATGACGAACCTTCAAAGCGCAAGTCATGGAGATGCCCATCTCATATGTCCAAACAAAATAATGGGCTTCAAAAGAATCTATCTGGACCAAGAGATAGCTATATGTCTCTACAAACAGTAACCACTGCAGATTTATTAAACACAGAAATTGAATCTACTAACGTTTTAGTACATGATCCTAATAAGTCTACATTGCCATCAAGGGATTCTGTGTTTGTCACAGCACAGAATAGACAATATAGGCAATTGCCAAGTAGTCCTATTACACGTACACCACTAATCGAGGTGCACGATAGTAAAAATTACAATACTGACACAGATATTTGCGACCTGCGAATCTCCAGCAGTAGCGGTGGTTCCGATTTTATTCCTGTAAAAGAGGGTGACACTTACCAGTTTACGCCTAAAGAGAGCCATGACGGATTCTCAGGCAGGCCGTCTAACACAGGCAAGCGTAACACCAAACGGTTGGTGAATTTGGTTAATAGAGGTGGTGTTGATGTCAATAACGTTGACTCCATAGGTCAAGAGCCCGAAAGAGACTAG
- the END3 gene encoding End3p (Syntenic homolog of Ashbya gossypii AER416C; Syntenic homolog of Saccharomyces cerevisiae YNL084C (END3)), whose protein sequence is MPKLEQFEIKKYWQIFTGLVPKDNKVTHDQVLPILHNSKLDSSILNKIWFLADIDDDDNLDFEEFVICMRLIFDMVNHNTDSVPDRLPDWLIPGSKADLVKKRESANERRSGSYERSDAGNSSPPELEWYISPSDKVRYESLYEQCRSSLDGGVTFSSLSSVANSQFHNVSSRDIEQVWKLVNPKNFSTIDKDPVLYVLHILKQRNDIGVKIPTIVPTSLNNVFSKERQSTDYRSEGQSQKSDSSQRNSGSERTEGNKESNDSATKGTDWEVLSLQKELANLEKELAEAVAKTSSIKQSSSKFKLIQSQFEELLKFKQHQISKASDAPSALNLIGLNDDIDSLESQVSVLEQYSANRRSELQQLRQEIHNFR, encoded by the coding sequence ATGCCCAAGTTAGAGCAGTTTGAGATCAAGAAGTATTGGCAAATCTTTACGGGATTGGTGCCTAAAGATAATAAGGTGACACATGATCAGGTTTTGCCAATTCTCCACAATTCCAAGCTAGACAGCTCCATTTTGAATAAGATATGGTTTCTTGCGGACattgatgatgacgatAACTTGGACTTTGAGGAGTTTGTGATTTGTATGCGATTGATTTTTGACATGGTTAACCACAATACGGATTCCGTTCCTGACCGGCTACCTGATTGGTTGATTCCTGGGTCGAAGGCGGACCTAGTGAAAAAACGGGAGTCAGCAAATGAACGAAGATCTGGGTCCTATGAGAGGTCTGATGCCGGCAACAGCTCACCCCCAGAGCTGGAATGGTATATTTCGCCGTCGGATAAAGTACGGTACGAGAGTCTTTATGAACAATGCCGTTCTTCATTGGACGGCGGGGTTACATTCTCTTCATTGTCATCTGTGGCTAATTCTCAGTTTCATAATGTTAGTTCCCGTGATATTGAGCAAGTGTGGAAGCTAGTAAATCCAAAGAACTTTTCAACTATAGACAAAGATCCTGTGCTCTACGTGCTACATATACTAAAACAGCGGAACGATATAGGAGTTAAGATACCAACTATTGTTCCAACTAGTCTCAATAATGTTTTTTCCAAAGAGCGTCAATCCACTGATTACCGTAGTGAAGGCCAAAGTCAAAAGTCAGACAGTTCTCAGCGCAACTCGGGGTCGGAAAGAACTGAGGGCAATAAAGAAAGTAACGATTCCGCAACTAAGGGCACTGACTGGGAGGTCTTGAGTCTTCAAAAAGAGCTTGCTAATTTGGAAAAAGAGCTTGCTGAAGCAGTTGCGAAGACGTCATCCATTAAGCAATCATCATCCAAATTCAAGTTAATACAATCACAATTTGAGGAGCTTTTGAAGTTTAAACAGCATCAAATTTCCAAAGCTTCCGACGCTCCATCCGCACTTAACTTAATTGGTTTAAACGATGACATCGATAGTCTTGAATCGCAGGTTTCGGTTTTGGAGCAGTACAGTGCCAATAGAAGGTCGGAATTGCAACAGTTACGTCAAGAAATTCACAACTTTAGGTAA
- the CCT2 gene encoding chaperonin-containing T-complex subunit CCT2 (Syntenic homolog of Ashbya gossypii AER415W; Syntenic homolog of Saccharomyces cerevisiae YIL142W (CCT2)), producing the protein MSVQVFGDQVTEERAENARMSAFVGAIAVGDLVKTTLGPKGMDKLLQSASSDSSLITNDGATILKSIPLDNPAAKVLVNLSKVQDDEVGDGTTSVTVLGAELLREAEKLIDQKIHPQIIIEGYRLACDASLKALEKTAIDNSSNESKFYEDLVHIAKTTLSSKILSQDKEHFSKLAADAILRLKGSTNLEHIQVIKIIGGNLSDSFLDEGFILPKRFGSSQPKKIEKAKILIANTSLDTDKVKIFGAKFKVDSTSKLAQLEKAERDKMKNKIEKISKFGINVFINRQLIYDYPEQLFTEMGINSIEHADFEGVERLALVTGGEVVSTFENPENCKLGECNLIEEVMIGEETFTKFSGCKVSNACTVVLRGATSQVLDEAERSLHDALCVLSQTTKEPRTLLGGGCAEMIMSKAVDTVAQNVDGKKSLAVEAFARALRQLPTILADNAGFDSSELVSKLRSAVYNGMTTSGLDLDNGVIADMKELGIVESYKLKKAVVSSASEAAEVLLRVDNIIRAKPRTANRNQM; encoded by the coding sequence ATGAGTGTTCAAGTCTTTGGTGATCAAGTTACGGAGGAAAGAGCAGAGAATGCTCGTATGTCTGCGTTCGTTGGCGCTATAGCAGTCGGTGATTTAGTCAAAACAACACTGGGCCCAAAGGGTATGGATAAACTACTACAAAGTGCATCAAGTGATTCATCATTGATTACAAATGATGGAGCTACTATTTTAAAGTCAATTCCTTTGGATAACCCAGCTGCTAAGGTTTTGGTGAATTTAAGTAAGGTCCAGGATGACGAAGTTGGTGATGGAACAACTAGTGTCACGGTATTGGGTGCTGAATTATTACGAGAGGCAGAGAAATTGATTGATCAAAAAATTCATCCACAGATTATTATAGAAGGTTACAGACTTGCATGCGATGCGTCTTTGAAGGCGTTGGAGAAGACTGCTATTGATAACTCGAGCAATGAAAGTAAATTCTACGAAGATTTGGTTCACATTGCGAAGACCACGCTTTCTTCAAAGATTTTATCACAAGATAAGGAGCACTTTTCTAAATTGGCGGCAGATGCCATTTTAAGATTAAAGGGATCGACGAATTTAGAGCATATTCAGGTCATTAAAATCATTGGTGGAAACTTATCGGACTCCTTCTTGGATGAAGGATTTATATTGCCAAAGAGATTTGGCAGTAGTCAACCTAAGAAAATTGAAAAGGCCAAGATTTTGATTGCTAATACCTCTTTAGACACAGATAAGGTTAAAATTTTTGGCGCTAAATTCAAGGTCGATTCTACCTCAAAATTGGCCCAATTAGAAAAAGCTGAGCGTGACAAGATGAAGAACAAGATTGAAAAGATTTCGAAGTTTGGTATTAACGTTTTCATCAACAGGCAATTAATCTACGATTATCCAGAGCAACTTTTCACAGAAATGGGAATCAACTCCATCGAGCATGCAGATTTCGAAGGTGTAGAAAGATTGGCTTTGGTAACCGGAGGTGAAGTTGTTTCGACTTTCGAAAACCCGGAAAACTGCAAATTAGGTGAGTGTAACTTGATTGAAGAGGTAATGATTGGAGAGGAAACTTTTACCAAGTTTAGCGGCTGTAAAGTCAGTAATGCTTGTACGGTAGTCCTAAGAGGTGCTACTTCACAAGTCCTTGATGAGGCAGAAAGATCTTTGCATGACGCTCTATGTGTCTTATCTCAGACCACCAAAGAGCCAAGAACACTATTAGGTGGTGGTTGCGCGGAAATGATTATGTCCAAGGCAGTCGATACTGTTGCCCAAAACGTGGACGGAAAGAAGTCTTTGGCAGTGGAGGCTTTTGCAAGAGCTCTAAGGCAGTTACCAACTATCTTGGCTGATAACGCTGGTTTTGACAGCAGCGAATTAGTTTCCAAGTTGCGGTCTGCTGTTTACAACGGTATGACTACCAGTGGTTTGGATCTAGACAACGGTGTGATTGCCGACATGAAAGAACTAGGAATTGTGGAAAGCTATAAATTGAAAAAAGCTGTTGTTAGTTCTGCATCAGAAGCAGCTGAAGTGTTACTGAGAGTGGATAATATTATACGCGCCAAGCCAAGAACTGCAAACAGAAACCAAATGTAA
- the APC11 gene encoding anaphase promoting complex subunit 11 (Syntenic homolog of Ashbya gossypii AER016C; Syntenic homolog of Saccharomyces cerevisiae YDL008W (APC11)), with protein sequence MQIQVNNIQCVAAWYWDVPKELKRDSLNDEDEEDEDVCGICRASYNGTCPNCKLPGEKCPLIVGSCHHNFHVHCIYQWLNTSTSKGLCPMCRQAFSLRDGIRINEPHIEKFDKVLMKARQQNVVSTTGVAGAVDQDDVMIDQEFIR encoded by the coding sequence ATGCAAATCCAAGTTAATAACATACAGTGTGTTGCTGCATGGTACTGGGATGTGCCAAAAGAACTAAAACGCGATAGTCTtaatgatgaagatgaagaggatgaaGATGTATGCGGTATTTGTCGCGCAAGCTACAACGGAACGTGCCCAAATTGTAAACTACCGGGAGAAAAGTGTCCTTTAATAGTAGGGAGTTGTCACCATAATTTCCACGTACATTGTATATACCAATGGCTAAATACGTCTACCTCAAAGGGACTTTGCCCAATGTGTAGACAGGCATTTTCTTTAAGGGACGGGATTCGAATAAACGAGCCACATATAGAGAAGTTCGATAAAGTCCTTATGAAAGCTAGGCAGCAGAATGTTGTAAGCACAACAGGAGTTGCTGGAGCAGTGGATCAAGACGATGTTATGATAGATCAGGAGTTTATCAGGTAG
- a CDS encoding glutaredoxin (Syntenic homolog of Ashbya gossypii AER017C; Syntenic homolog of Saccharomyces cerevisiae YDL010W (GRX6) and YBR014C (GRX7)): MSSSSSSSSPTRYKSLTMFQIKRRYSMLSPVKLRLLLAATFSLLAFISLISTFNTTPYDLPSPLKERTRPRPPQVEGFETSEATNDLESTASIVVSPSSNSSDDRKDEKDQNLQTQFDPVAEYEKFMKRSPVVVYSKSYCKFSLRLKTLLHEKYSFTPHYIVVELDKLENGAALQSYIAQQTGRRTVPNLIVNGVSLGGSDEIVALHEEGKLLDRLQESSDSKFEVRLLTT; encoded by the coding sequence ATgtcatcatcttcttcttcctcatcacCCACAAGATACAAAAGCCTAACAATGTTCCAAATAAAAAGGCGCTATTCTATGCTTTCTCCAGTGAAGTTGCGGTTATTACTTGCTGCTACTTTCTCACTTCTAGCTTTTATTTCCCTTATATCAACGTTTAACACGACTCCTTATGACCTACCATCTCCCTTGAAGGAACGTACTCGTCCGAGACCACCTCAAGTTGAAGGATTCGAAACTAGCGAAGCAACCAATGATTTAGAGTCAACGGCTAGTATCGTAGTTTCACCCTCGAGTAACTCGAGTGATGATAGAAAGGACGAAAAGGATCAAAATCTGCAAACACAATTTGATCCGGTCGCCGAGTATGAGAAATTTATGAAGAGATCTCCCGTGGTAGTATATTCTAAATCATATTGTAAATTTAGTCTACGGTTGAAAACTCTATTGCATGAGAAGTACTCATTTACTCCTCACTATATAGTGGTAGAATTGGATAAACTGGAAAACGGCGCAGCACTACAAAGTTACATTGCACAGCAGACGGGAAGACGTACTGTTCCCAATTTAATCGTGAACGGTGTTTCCCTTGGCGGCAGCGACGAAATCGTTGCTCTTCATGAGGAAGGAAAATTACTTGATCGATTACAAGAAAGCAGCGATAGCAAGTTTGAAGTTCGCCTACTAACTACTTAA